One window of the Zea mays cultivar B73 chromosome 3, Zm-B73-REFERENCE-NAM-5.0, whole genome shotgun sequence genome contains the following:
- the LOC100276878 gene encoding uncharacterized protein LOC100276878: protein MAEPKASKSRSKSKSKSSHDGAASNKSKAAPAPAPGTLDAHFTPCADVKGLRFGAQLVTRALTVRRASPLELPHLLRASPSPAAAPAAADPLSFAPTTTAYIPTSFAILAHHAWHTLTLGLGTRNSKAAVFVFESAAMKAAADAAWPGVVPLGDVGRRLLRAAPGAPEMARFKFRKGCLTFYVYAVRAAGARGFARADELRAVVEAVARLKDFLDHTAMLALPGQRSIDVAAAAAQVGVVH from the coding sequence ATGGCGGAGCCCAAGGCGTCAAAGAGCAGGTCCAAGTCCAAGTCCAAGAGCAGCCACGACGGGGCGGCGTCGAACAAGTCCAaggccgcgcccgcgccggcgCCGGGAACCCTGGACGCGCACTTCACGCCGTGCGCGGACGTCAAGGGCCTCCGCTTCGGCGCGCAGCTCGTGACGCGGGCGCTCACCGTGCGCCGCGCATCGCCGCTGGAGCTCCCGCACCTCCTCCGCGCCTCCCCCTCCCCCGCCGCCGCCCCCGCCGCGGCGGACCCGCTGTCGTTCGCGCCCACGACGACGGCCTACATCCCGACCAGCTTCGCCATCCTGGCGCACCACGCGTGGCACACCCTGACCCTGGGCCTGGGCACCAGGAACTCCAAGGCCGCCGTGTTCGTGTTCGAGTCCGCCGCCATGAAGGCCGCGGCGGACGCCGCGTGGCCGGGCGTGGTCCCGCTCGGCGACGTCGGGCGCCGCCTCCTCCGCGCCGCGCCGGGGGCGCCCGAGATGGCGCGCTTCAAGTTCCGCAAGGGCTGCCTCACCTTCTACGTGTACGCCGTCCGCGCCGCCGGCGCGCGCGGGTTCGCGCGCGCCGACGAGCTCCGCGCCGTCGTCGAGGCCGTCGCCCGCCTCAAGGACTTCCTCGACCACACCGCCATGCTCGCGCTGCCGGGACAGAGGAGCATcgacgtcgccgccgccgccgcgcaggTGGGCGTCGTGCATTGA